The following are encoded in a window of Podospora pseudoanserina strain CBS 124.78 chromosome 6, whole genome shotgun sequence genomic DNA:
- a CDS encoding hypothetical protein (EggNog:ENOG502RZTD; COG:G): protein MNDKTFRTSELLLTAPRPDTTATIQALNPSTMPVTRTAATASKATLFKSLHHTPTKPLLLANAYDATSARIIASLPGCRALATASYALALSIGKADETLTLEDNISLCRPIAAVAHEFNLPLTVDIQDGYAGPGDYAELRSVIEKVILELGAVGVNLEDSWHESTSGDMVPEDEAIERIKTVIRTARELGVVDFVVNARSDTFLMGGSLDESIRCGKRYLYEGGAETVFIFWPRNKEMEKADVQKVIDELGGRVNVSCRLGGQLTTGELGEMGAARVSVGPQVFLAAAEAIKKAAGAVFES from the coding sequence ATGAACGATAAAACGTTCCGCACATCGGAGCTCCTGTTAACTGCTCCTCGCCCCGACACCACCGCTACCATCCAAGCTCTGAATCCCTCCACTATGCCAGTCACCAGAACAGCCGCCACCGCTTCCAAAGCAACGCTTTTCAAATCCCTTCACCACACCCCAACCAAACCTCTGCTCCTCGCCAACGCCTACGATGCCACCTCAGCCCGCATCATCGCCTCTCTCCCGGGATGCAGAGCCCTAGCGACAGCCTCCTACGCACTGGCATTATCCATAGGCAAAGCCGATGAAACACTCACGTTGGAAGACAACATCTCTCTTTGCCGTCCCATCGCTGCCGTAGCTCACGAGTTCAACCTACCATTGACAGTGGATATCCAAGATGGCTATGCCGGGCCAGGAGACTATGCAGAACTGAGATCTGTCATTGAGAAGGTGATACTCGAACTTGGAGCTGTGGGTGTGAACCTGGAGGATTCCTGGCATGAAAGCACCTCTGGGGATATGGTACCGGAGGATGAGGCGATCGAGAGGATCAAGACTGTTATTAGGACGGCAAGAGagcttggggtggtggacttTGTGGTGAATGCTAGGTCGGATACATTCTTGATGGGTGGGAGCTTGGACGAGTCGATTAGATGTGGGAAGAGGTATCTTTatgagggaggggcagaGACGGTGTTTATTTTCTGGCCGAGGaacaaggagatggagaaggccgaTGTTCAAAAGGTGATTGACGAGCtaggggggagggtgaatgTGAGTTGCCGGCTCGGAGGCCAGTTGACCacgggggagctgggggagatgggggcggcgagggtgagtGTCGGGCCGCAGGTGTTTTTGGCTGCGGCGGAGGCgatcaagaaggcggcgggggcggtgTTTGAGAGTTGA
- a CDS encoding hypothetical protein (EggNog:ENOG503PY6M), producing MYSLFTTLTVLAAILSFSTSQAQITAAPSIPTVSGCPAVLSITDICSTCMTLACITTAEVTVGCSGCPEIPATVFSGYPCEGGCDQLGGCKTLYQVVTAQADQCESGPLVPLPSITDGGESAITGGEDATTGDASGTQTVTETGDGVGPTGTPTTTGTVTISTSGGRRLSPFRLW from the exons ATGTATTCGCTTTTTACTACCCTAACGGTCCTTGCGGCCAT TCTTAGCTTCTCGacctcccaagcccaaatTACCGCGGCTCCTTCCATCCCCACCGTCTCTGGCTGCCCTGCCGTCCTATCTATTACTGACATCTGCTCAACATGTATGACTCTGGCTTGCATCACCACAGCAGAAGTAACAGTAGGATGCTCCGGATGCCCAGAGATCCCAGCGACGGTTTTCAGTGGGTACCCATGCGAAGGGGGTTGTGACCAGTTGGGTGGATGCAAAACGCTGTATCAGGTGGTGACTGCCCAGGCAGATCAATGTGAGTCTGGACCACTGGTACCGCTGCCGTCGATAACAGACGGAGGGGAGAGCGCCATcactggtggtgaggacgcTACGACAG GCGACGCAAGTGGCACCCAGACAGTCACCGAGACAGGTGACGGGGTTGGGCCTACGGGGACGCCTACTACAACGGGTACAGTGACAATCAGCACcagtggtgggagaaggttgtCGCCCTTTAGGCTGTGGTAG
- a CDS encoding hypothetical protein (COG:S; EggNog:ENOG503P4P9): MRPLAPAPARPLPGSSEPSSNLRPVPAKTRSPCINCRERRRKCDGKRPTCTECLRRDAVCVYDRPEGATRVDQLKAENSALTSQVSRLERVVDGLRLSTDQDAALLLARLRLGATVDQLAHAVASASTSLSAIPDIATRAVTPGSSIHHDGVEIQHYHPNVLLSTTQEDFLAPTFDRSEFGHIPSNVLAEEIDPRAGSVVVLQTPPQPHAAIDWASEKMHTAGVKIVKIWPFAVGLQGGIALNAPRHIRDNLRIHPNILSDHDRLAAPGTIPRSLFVPRWSMMVAHSDFDGTLRGFLFGFLAEAQARLQEASSPEDVLGTHAHVGALCDRNHFEKAPLLSQWAVRVVHSIMSERRRSMTSFGFMYVLFWVTQWMIMPTEEHFESIPMWLCPTPNQYFMPHPMILDFVIWPALREYVVQFPSFHVGMDWLVVLFDTITCAWPGTVEEALCQDQLTGVTDLTPEAKNVARRLESWSLGPAFIPYMFKAESLVCIRPA; encoded by the exons ATGCGCCCGCTGGCGCCAGCACCCGCTCGGCCGTTGCCAGGGAGCAGCGAACCCAGTAGCAACCTCCGGCCCGTGCCTGCCAAAACCAGAAGCCCGTGTATCAACTgcagggagaggaggcgaaAG TGCGATGGAAAACGCCCAACATGCACCGAATGCCTGCGTCGAGATGCTGTCTGCGTGTACGACAGACCCGAGGGTGCAACCCGAGTCGACCAGCTCAAAGCCGAAAACAGTGCTCTTACATCCCAGGTCTCCCGCTTGGAACGCGTCGTCGATGGACTTCGGTTGAGTACAGACCAAGATGCCGCGCTCTTGCTGGCGCGCCTCAGACTAGGAGCCACGGTCGATCAGCTGGCCCATGCCGTGGCTTCAGCTTCCACATCCCTTTCGGCCATACCCGACATCGCCACGCGGGCAGTGACTCCTGGAAGTTCTATTCATCACGATGGAGTCGAGATCCAGCATTACCACCCGAATGTGTTGTTGTCAACCACCCAGGAGGATTTCCTTGCTCCCACCTTCGACCGCAGCGAGTTTGGACACATTCCCTCAAATGTCTTGGCCGAGGAGATTGACCCGAGAGCTGGAAGCGTTGTTGTATTGCAgactcctccccagcctcatGCAGCGATTGACTGGGCTTCCGAGAAGATGCATACCGCCGGCGTGAAGATCGTGAAAATATGGCCATTTGCCGTCGGACTCCAGGGTGGGATAGCCTTGAACGCGCCTCGGCATATCCGAGACAACCTTCGGATTCATCCCAACATCCTCAGCGACCACGACAGGCTCGCCGCCCCGGGCACCATACCTCGCAGCCTGTTCGTGCCCCGTTGGAGCATGATGGTCGCTCATTCGGATTTCGACGGGACGTTGCGAGGGTTTCTGTTTGGCTTTCTTGCCGAGGCTCAGGCGAGGTTACAAGAGGCGTCGTCGCCAGAGGACGTGTTGGGTACACACGCACATGTGGGGGCCTTGTGCGACCGGAACCATTTCGAAAAGGCCCCGTTGCTGTCGCAGTGGGCCGTCAGGGTTGTTCACAGCATCATGAGCGAGAGGCGTCGCTCCATGACGTCCTTTGGATTCATGTACGTACTGTTCTGGGTGACGCAGTGGATGATTATGCCGACCGAGGAACATTTCGAGTCGATACCCATGTGGCTCTGCCCGACGCCCAACCAGTACTTTATGCCACACCCGATGATCCTGGACTTTGTGATCTGGCCCGCTCTCCGGGAATATGTCGTCCAGTTCCCCTCGTTCCATGTCGGCATGGACTGGCTGGTGGTTTTAttcgacaccatcacctgTGCGTGGCCAGGCACAGTGGAGGAAGCCCTGTGTCAAGACCAGTTAACCGGCGTGACGGATCTTACCCCTGAGGCAAAG AACGTTGCCAGGCGGCTTGAGAGCTGGTCGCTCGGACCGGCATTCATACCATACATGTTCAAGGCCGAGTCTCTTGTGTGCATCAGGCCAGCGTAA
- a CDS encoding hypothetical protein (EggNog:ENOG503PD42), producing the protein MANYQHQYAQPATEYSVLPEVADNSTSAPEVVTQNHTRVGGGGGTAAYSPPAYEQGFKPYSETATAVAAVQPVASEFSETASPGPNKKVTILSVLVGVLAVAAIALAATTGLMAKKANDKDAQIASMTAELQTVQSSSDGSNSSNEAAASEKETVTVTVAAPSATGTGSSDGSSSTSAFLIEDVSNGCNDRPESFTGKDYTTSLYGNVVFRRYCNQKTTSVPIYAMHTPDFETCLEACASWSQALPYAFSDVSDKNRVNVTCSAVNFVPKWTDKKESARKQSRGNCYFKSGEQTEEKSLRSSIGDTTVSHAAIVIKQAAKKD; encoded by the exons ATGGCCAACTATCAACACCAATATGCCCAACCAGCGACCGAGTACTCAGTCCTTCCTGAGGTAGCTGACAACTCGACAAGCGCTCCCGAGGTTGTGACACAGAATCACACCAGAGtaggaggcggaggaggaacggCGGCCTATTCTCCACCAGCGTATGAGCAAGGGTTCAAGCCTTACAGTGAAACAGCCACAGCGGTGGCCGCTGTGCAGCCTGTGGCTTCCGAGTTCTCGGAAACAGCATCTCCAGGTCCAAACAAAAAGGTCACGATCCTGTCGGTCCTGGTTGGCGTTCTCGCGGTAGCGGCGATCGCATTGGCAGCAACAACGGGGCTGATGGCCAAGAAAGCAAACGACAAGGATGCACAAATCGCGAGCATGACCGCTGAACTTCAGACTGTTCAGTCGTCATCcgacggcagcaacagcagcaacgaaGCGGCAGCATCAGAAAAGGAGACCGTGACAGTCACAGTGGCTGCGCCCAGTGCTACGGGAACTGGCTCGTCTGATGGCTCTTCTTCCACGTCTGCTTTCTTGATAGAGGATGTCTCCAATGGATGCAATGACCGACCAGAGTCATTTACCGGGAAGGATTACACCACCAGCT TGTACGGCAATGTTGTGTTCAGACGGTACTGCAACCAAAAGACCACCTCTGTCCCTATCTACGCAATGCACACCCCCGACTTTGAAACATGTCTGGAGGCGTGTGCAAGCTGGTCCCAGGCTTTGCCCTACGCCTTCTCGGATGTTTCTGACAAGAACAGGGTCAATGTGACGTGCTCTGCGGTCAACTTTGTGCCAAAATGGACGGACAAGAAGGAGTCGGCAAGGAAGCAGTCGAGGGGAAACTGTTACTTCAAGAGCGGCGAGCAGACCGAGGAGAAGAGCTTGAGATCCAGCATAGGTGACACTACGGTCAGCCACGCCGCCATTGTGATTAAGCAGGCTGCCAAGAAGGACTGA
- a CDS encoding hypothetical protein (EggNog:ENOG503NWGA), translating to MAADEKHNFFVGVLEKKGLDETEEVSYLFKEHGHMNGMLEKLALSIHALMEQIEPKPSVQSLYPFDMALYSVLDTCMMNAGILVGGWLAMSDKHAEKIRTGPRCVSGAVPELDRLGKIGYNDQRDKAFKTVPPVVDELSRGMYLMIVDGLGDVRMPLWWILAASFHLDVVTLLGDEIDRPCRDMVAFDHLMYQTIKDHTEYHKTPTQLKIAGWNKDCEKAADRLQRLATFLAGGRQHHQCQARRRRRQRQANNLSQASPFVLRPLGLRHAKPATLPWYTARAVVWQRFKWDDMELFFDRFFIGKAPSNIKEYHKQLCLVMGFSAGNFIPNTRNTGKMQATKKGPRSLVEQGRVNRVFRGRFRPDSSRINLNAEDVHPILYRDQKPTGKNGVPGSPVHLIDFLAHAREAEIPPQEPDYFFGHRICWTLLRKLKTAIEGDMLKWLGPSTDLFHKAAQVYLDILKGEDGEVERAQVKNGIDVFYAMAKMRKVIPDDPHPASQSHYNGVGASRGILNSADMDDKWDGDYDEDYDSDYSDGTAGFTERLRNTTRGGGGPRLHGQELMDAYSAMRQVAARGARQGQGIDGLGEEDMEEPEEPEEVEKGPQAWKG from the exons ATGGCGGCCGATGAAAAGCACAACTTCTTTGTCGGCGTGCTCGAGAAG AAGGGGCTTGACGAGACAGAGGAGGTGTCCTATCTGTTCAAGGAGCACGGCCACATGAACGGCATGCTTGAAAAGCTCGCTCTGTCCATCCATGCGCTCATGGAACAGATCGAGCCAAAGCCCAGCGTGCAGAGCTTGTACCCGTTCGACATGGCACTGTACTCGGTGTTGGACACGTGCATGATGAACGCTGGCATCCTTGTGGGCGGCTGGCTCGCCATGTCTGATAAGCACG CAGAGAAGATTCGAACAGGACCGCGCTGTGTTTCTGGAGCTGTCCCAGAATTGGACCGTCTTGGGAAGATTGGGTACAATGACCAGCGTGACAAGGCGTTCAAAACGGTGCCGCCTGTCGTGGATGAGCTCAGCCGAGGCATGTATCTGATGATTGTGGATGGACTGGGGGACGTCCGCATGCCACTGTGGTGGATTCTTGCGGCGTCGTTCCATCTCGATGTTGTCAcgcttcttggtgatgagattGATCGTCCGTGCCGCGATATGGTCGCCTTTGACCACCTTATGTATCAAACCATCAAAGACCATACCGAATATCACAAGACGCCGACTCAGCTTAAGATTGCCGGATGGAACAAGGACTGCGAGAAGGCTGCGGACAGACTTCAAAGGCTGGCTACTTTTTTGGCGGGAGggcgacaacatcatcaatgCCAggctcgccgccgccggcgtcAACGTCAAGCCAACAATCTTTCTCAAGCGTCACCCTTTGTACTGCGGCCTCTAGGTCTCCGACATGCGAAACCAGCTACACTTCCTTGGTATACGGCTCGAGCGGTCGTTTGGCAGCGTTTT AAGTGGGACGACATGGAACTGTTTTTCGACAGGTTCTTTATTGGCAAGGCCCCATCCAACATTAAAGAATACCACAAGCAGCTCTGTCTCGTCATGGGATTCTCCGCTGGCAACttcatccccaacacccGCAACACGGGCAAGATGCAGGCTACCAAAAAGGGTCCGCGCTCCCTTGTGGAGCAAGGGCGTGTCAACAGGGTCTTCAGGGGCAGATTCCGTCCCGACTCCAGCCGGATCAACCTCAACGCAGAAGACGTCCACCCCATCCTGTATAGAGACCAGAAGCCCACCGGCAAAAACGGCGTGCCTGGCTCCCCAGTCCACCTCATCGACTTCTTGGCTCATGCCCGCGAAGCAGAAATCCCGCCGCAGGAGCCGGATTATTTCTTTGGCCATCGCATCTGCTGGACCTTGCTGCGTAAGCTCAAGACGGCCATCGAAGGCGACATGCTCAAGTGGCTTGGCCCCAG CACAGACCTGTTCCACAAAGCAGCCCAGGTCTACCTTGACATCTTGaaaggcgaggatggagaggtggagCGTGCCCAGGTCAAGAACGGGATTGATGTGTTCTACGCAATGGCAAAGATGAGAAAAGTCATCCCCGATGATCCGCACCCTGCATCTCAGTCCCATTACAACGGCGTCGGCGCCAGCAGGGGCATCCTGAACTCTGCGGACATGGACGACAAATGGGATGGGGACTATGATGAGGACTATGACAGCGATTACAGCGATGGCACGGCTGGTTTTACCGAGAGACTTCGCAACACTACCCGGGGTGGGGGCGGTCCGCGATTGCATGGCCAGGAGTTGATGGATGCGTACTCCGCAATGCGGCAGGTTGCCGCGAGAGGAGCGAGGCAAGGACAAGGAATTGATGGGCTG GGCGAAGAGGACATGGAGGAGCCCGAGGAGCCcgaggaggtcgagaagGGTCCGCAGGCCTGGAAGGGCTAG
- a CDS encoding hypothetical protein (COG:S; EggNog:ENOG503P0K3), protein MLRDFFIALLTASTALSAAVPAATACTNPQKRPSWHDMKEADKKAYLAANVCLLKSPQKLNRLPGAKTRWDELVSLHQIHALQIHTTGQFLPYHRYYINILAFLLKECGYSGPLPYWDETRDAGKFSSSPVFDPVTGFGGTGKGSKNCVADGPFANLTVNIGPGFKSQPRCVNRRITNALSTQCGATYVASAISGPTYSQALDAIYSGPHLVGHMALAMMDGDSITSSGDPLFFLHHGFVDKMWWDWQKKDLNTRLKDISGLNAQDPAVGFSEFPGGMEVESAMWGKPTAEILAVTPDPTSGDGGKEITLGHVMSSLGIIPNATVADVMDIKGGYLCYEFV, encoded by the coding sequence ATGCTCCGAGATTTCTTCATCGCCCTGCTCACGGCCAGCACCGCTCTCAGCGCCGCCGTGCCCGCAGCCACAGCATGCACCAACCCACAGAAACGTCCTTCATGGCATGACATGAAAGAAGCCGACAAGAAAGCCTACCTCGCCGCCAACGTCTGCCTCCTCAAATCTCCCCAAAAgctcaaccgcctccccgGCGCCAAAACCCGCTGGGACGAACTTGTCTCTCTTCACCAAATTCACGCCCTGCAAATCCACACCACGGGCCAGTTCCTCCCATATCACCGGTACTACATCAacatcctcgccttcctcctcaaagaATGCGGCTACTCTGGCCCCCTCCCCTACTGGGACGAGACCCGCGACGCAGGCAAattctcctccagccccgTCTTCGATCCCGTCACTGGCTTCGGCGGCACCGGAAAAGGGTCAAAGAACTGCGTGGCTGATGGCCCTTTTGCAAACCTCACCGTCAATATCGGCCCAGGGTTCAAGTCACAACCACGCTGCGTCAACCGGCGCATCACCAACGCCCTCAGCACACAGTGTGGTGCCACCTATGTCGCCTCGGCGATCAGCGGGCCAACCTACAGCCAGGCACTGGACGCCATCTACTCGGGCCCTCATCTCGTCGGGCACATGGCGCTGGCAATGATGGACGGGGACTCAATCACCTCGTCAGGCGACCCGTTGTTCTTTTTGCATCACGGCTTCGTGGACAAGATGTGGTGGGACTGGCAGAAGAAAGATCTCAATACGAGGCTCAAGGACATCAGCGGGCTCAACGCGCAGGATCCGGCGGTGGGGTTTTCCGAGTTTCCGGGTGGTATGGAGGTGGAATCTGCCATGTGGGGGAAGCCTACTGCTGAGATTTTGGCCGTGACGCCGGATCCGAcgagtggtgatgggggcaAGGAGATTACTTTGGGGCATGTCATGTCTTCGTTGGGGATCATTCCGAATGCGACGGTGGCGGATGTGATGGATATCAAGGGGGGTTATTTGTGTTATGAGTTTGTGTAG